In a genomic window of Methylobacter sp. YRD-M1:
- the lpxC gene encoding UDP-3-O-acyl-N-acetylglucosamine deacetylase produces the protein MIKQRTLKNTIRATGVGLHTGDKVYLTLRPAEPNTGIKFRRVDLDEPVVIDASPENVGETMLSTTLVAGDVKISTIEHLLSAFAGLGIDNAIIDVSAAEVPIMDGSAGPFVFLLQSAGVEEQDSPKQYIRIKRSIRVEDGDKWAAFEPFEGFKVTFTIDFEHPAFDERVKTATMDFSSTTFVKEVSRARTFGFMKDIDMLRQNNLALGGSLDNAIVVDDDKILNEDGLRCADEFVKHKILDAIGDLYLLGHSLIGAFTGYKSGHGLNNKLLRTLLNDKDAWEMVTFDEEEDAPISFMRSAQSPRSAA, from the coding sequence ATGATTAAACAGCGAACTTTAAAAAATACAATCAGGGCTACAGGCGTAGGGCTGCATACGGGCGATAAAGTGTATTTGACTTTACGCCCTGCAGAACCGAATACCGGTATTAAATTTCGCCGCGTTGATTTAGATGAGCCGGTTGTCATTGATGCTTCACCGGAAAATGTCGGCGAAACGATGCTTTCAACAACGCTGGTTGCAGGTGACGTAAAGATTTCAACCATAGAGCATCTGCTTTCGGCGTTTGCCGGGTTGGGCATCGATAATGCGATTATCGATGTCAGTGCGGCGGAAGTTCCCATCATGGACGGAAGCGCCGGCCCTTTTGTGTTTTTGCTACAGTCAGCCGGGGTTGAGGAACAGGATAGTCCAAAACAATATATTCGCATAAAGCGCAGCATCAGAGTTGAAGACGGTGATAAATGGGCGGCTTTCGAGCCATTTGAAGGCTTCAAGGTGACGTTTACGATCGATTTTGAGCACCCGGCATTTGATGAGCGCGTCAAAACTGCAACAATGGATTTCTCGTCCACGACTTTTGTAAAGGAAGTAAGCCGAGCCAGAACCTTCGGTTTCATGAAAGATATCGATATGCTCCGGCAAAATAATCTTGCTTTGGGAGGCAGCCTCGATAACGCCATCGTGGTGGATGACGATAAGATTCTCAACGAGGATGGCTTACGCTGTGCGGATGAGTTCGTTAAGCACAAAATTCTTGATGCGATCGGCGACCTGTACCTTCTGGGGCATAGTCTGATCGGTGCTTTTACCGGTTATAAGTCCGGGCACGGACTGAACAATAAATTATTGCGTACTTTATTGAATGATAAAGACGCGTGGGAAATGGTTACATTTGATGAAGAAGAAGATGCTCCGATTTCCTTCATGCGCTCCGCGCAATCGCCGCGGTCCGCTGCGTAA
- a CDS encoding DUF721 domain-containing protein has product MAKKPAAFKAALSFPNRAIAHFYSRIEQQRQILQHIREALPEALAKHARYCVVNDKKLLIYTDSAAWASQLRFYSQAILAAVAPITREPVTLMQVKILTEQKSPYEKPIRRANVPAKDKIEIIRNLGLNVPDNQLKQALLKLSATLQRLSDDAE; this is encoded by the coding sequence ATGGCTAAAAAACCAGCCGCATTTAAAGCGGCGCTATCGTTTCCAAACCGGGCCATTGCCCATTTCTACAGCCGGATCGAGCAACAACGTCAGATTCTGCAACACATTCGGGAGGCATTGCCGGAAGCTCTGGCAAAACATGCACGCTATTGCGTAGTAAACGATAAGAAATTGCTGATTTACACGGATTCCGCAGCCTGGGCATCACAGTTGCGCTTTTATAGCCAGGCCATTCTTGCCGCTGTTGCGCCAATCACGCGTGAGCCTGTTACCCTTATGCAGGTTAAAATTCTTACCGAGCAGAAAAGCCCTTATGAAAAGCCAATCAGGAGAGCCAATGTGCCAGCAAAGGACAAAATTGAAATCATCCGGAACCTGGGCCTGAATGTTCCGGATAATCAGTTGAAGCAAGCGTTGCTGAAGTTAAGCGCAACGCTGCAGCGGCTATCCGACGATGCCGAATAG